In Oncorhynchus nerka isolate Pitt River linkage group LG26, Oner_Uvic_2.0, whole genome shotgun sequence, one DNA window encodes the following:
- the LOC115110555 gene encoding ribonucleoprotein PTB-binding 1-like isoform X2: MEAAASVSAVAREENPNAGPNFASRPFHENYDPAVEHENWVSRDPELEPSDGDASSDNKCQRRVDEELTTLSPEEIESRLDRTRREFYNRRKIIIKNLPSDVSNQEVHELLRNYDLKYCFVDKYKGTAFITLLHGEQAQCAIKEFHQHMLREREISVQLQPTDALLCIANLPHAFSQQQFEELVRPFGNLERCFLVHSASTGHSKGYGFVEYMKKDSAARAKSELLGKQLGSRMLYVHWTEVGSLTYLLLHSRCLCVDRLPPSLLTAQDLSNALADTHAPIFCQLAQGQDDSFRRFAVLEFSSAEMAEQVQREADGRALGGTHIRVSFCAPGPPGRSMLAALIAAQTMALNRGKGLLPEPTAMQILTGLSNPATLKMLLNPLTQGRKQGLLGAAPTMPLLANPALSAALLQLLLQNQAQVQQAGLMGDTLLAAMPLQQGVHLLGDLPQGAVVPSLGLQSDLMGPINPHSMGRPLGRESPTSFSQNPSPTLQGMSISHLGGVMGAEGPTAPGLSILGHPPNDVNLPQNPFNVHSLFPSGTNCRPHPYRKRPALGNSSNQRTQNIHCNYRLRYQESYTPDYPPIHQDPLGHLYEQQEALDTGALAGFGQQRFGHPGYSEQASSHYSYPPSPPSSSYYSSVAPAPGSLPSSHLNKAVGMPPVIHSNTHPSDLGMKTPVGGHKRLIPSPEPSPEGGYVGQHSQGLGGHYADSYLKRKRIF; this comes from the exons ATGGAGGCCGCGGCGTCCGTTAGCGCAGTTGCCAGAGAAGAAAATCCAAATGCAGGGCCCAATTTCGCTAGCCGTCCATTTCACGAAAACTATGACCCCGCTGTCGAACACGAGAATTGGGTGTCCAGGGATCCCGAACTCGAGCCCAGTGATGGGGATGCATCATCGGACAACAAGTGTCAGCGAAGGGTCGATGAAGAGTTGACGACGCTTAGCCCTGAAGAGATTGAGAGTCGCTTGGACAGAACTCGTCGAGAGTTTTACAATCGCCGGAAAATCATAATTAAAAACCTGCCATCCGATGTTAGCAATCAG GAGGTTCATGAGCTGTTGCGCAACTATGATTTGAAGTACTGCTTTGTGGACAAATACAAGGGAACAG CTTTCATCACACTGCTCCATGGGGAGCAGGCACAATGTGCCATCAAAGAGTTCCACCAGCACATGCTCCGGGAGAGGGAGATCTCTGTGCAGCTGCAGCCCACCGACGCGCTGCTGTGCATCGCCAACCTGCCCCACGCTTTCTCCCAGCAGCAGTTTGAGGAGCTGGTGAGACCCTTCGGCAACCTAGAGCGCTGCTTCCTGGTCCACAGCGCCTCCACTGGCCACTCCAAGGGCTACGGCTTTGTGGAGTACATGAAGAAGGACTCTGCGGCTAGGGCTAAGTCTGAGCTGCTGGGGAAGCAGCTGGGCTCGAGGATGCTGTACGTCCACTGGACTGAGGTGGGCTCCCTCACCTACCTCCTGCTGCACTCCAGGTGTCTCTGTGTGGACCGTCTGCCCCCCAGCCTGCTGACCGCCCAGGACCTCAGCAATGCCCTGGCCGACACGCACGCACCCATCTTCTGCCAG TTGGCTCAGGGCCAGGATGACAGTTTCCGGCGGTTTGCCGTGTTGGAGTTCTCCTCGGCAGAGATGGCTGAGCAGGTGCAGAGAGAGGCTGACGGCAGGGCACTAGGTGGGACCCACATCCGGGTCTCCTTCTGTGCCCCTGGACCCCCGGGACGGAGCATGCTGGCTGCCCTCATCGCTGCCCAGACCATG GCCCTGAACCGAGGGAAAGGTCTCCTCCCTGAGCCCACAGCCATGCAGATCCTCACAGGCCTCAGTAACCCTGCCACCCTCAAGATGCTGCTCAACCCCCTCACCCAGGGCAGGAAACAAG GTCTCCTTGGTGCTGCTCCCACCATGCCGCTGCTGGCTAACCCCGCcctctctgctgctctgctccAGCTCCTCCTCCAGAACCAGGCCCAAGTTCAACAG GCAGGACTGATGGGGGACACCCTTCTGGCTGCTATGCCTCTCCAGCAGGGAGTCCATCTGCTGGGAGACCTGCCTCAAG GCGCTGTGGTTCCATCCCTGGGCCTCCAGTCAGACCTTATGGGACCCATAAACCCCCACTCTATGGGTCGACCCCTGGGCAGAGAGTCTCCCACCAGCTTCTCCCAGaacccctcccccactctccagGGCATGTCCATCTCCCATCTGGGTGGTGTGATGGGGGCAGAGGGGCCTACAGCACCTGGG TTGTCCATACTAGGACACCCTCCCAACGATGTGAATCTTCCCCAGAACCCCTTCAACGTCCACAGCCTGTTCCCATCAG GCACCAACTGCAGGCCCCACCCGTACAGGAAGAGACCAGCGCTAGGCAACTCATCCAACCAGCGCACACAGAACATCCACTGTAACTACAGGCTGCGCTACCAGGAGTCCTACACCCCAGACTACCCCCCAATACACCAG GATCCTCTGGGCCATCTGTATGAACAGCAGGAGGCTCTGGACACTGGAGCTCTGGCAGGGTTCGGACAGCAG CGGTTTGGCCACCCCGGCTACAGTGAGCAGGCCTCCTCCCACTATAGTTACCCCCCCAGTCCGCCCTCGTCTTCCTACTACAGCTCGGTGGCACCCGCCCCCGGCAGCCTCCCCTCCAGCCATCTCAACAAG
- the LOC115110555 gene encoding ribonucleoprotein PTB-binding 1-like isoform X1, with translation MEAAASVSAVAREENPNAGPNFASRPFHENYDPAVEHENWVSRDPELEPSDGDASSDNKCQRRVDEELTTLSPEEIESRLDRTRREFYNRRKIIIKNLPSDVSNQEVHELLRNYDLKYCFVDKYKGTAFITLLHGEQAQCAIKEFHQHMLREREISVQLQPTDALLCIANLPHAFSQQQFEELVRPFGNLERCFLVHSASTGHSKGYGFVEYMKKDSAARAKSELLGKQLGSRMLYVHWTEVGSLTYLLLHSRCLCVDRLPPSLLTAQDLSNALADTHAPIFCQLAQGQDDSFRRFAVLEFSSAEMAEQVQREADGRALGGTHIRVSFCAPGPPGRSMLAALIAAQTMALNRGKGLLPEPTAMQILTGLSNPATLKMLLNPLTQGRKQGLLGAAPTMPLLANPALSAALLQLLLQNQAQVQQQAFLGNHLLWAQVLHNKENRLLPCAGLMGDTLLAAMPLQQGVHLLGDLPQGAVVPSLGLQSDLMGPINPHSMGRPLGRESPTSFSQNPSPTLQGMSISHLGGVMGAEGPTAPGLSILGHPPNDVNLPQNPFNVHSLFPSGTNCRPHPYRKRPALGNSSNQRTQNIHCNYRLRYQESYTPDYPPIHQDPLGHLYEQQEALDTGALAGFGQQRFGHPGYSEQASSHYSYPPSPPSSSYYSSVAPAPGSLPSSHLNKAVGMPPVIHSNTHPSDLGMKTPVGGHKRLIPSPEPSPEGGYVGQHSQGLGGHYADSYLKRKRIF, from the exons ATGGAGGCCGCGGCGTCCGTTAGCGCAGTTGCCAGAGAAGAAAATCCAAATGCAGGGCCCAATTTCGCTAGCCGTCCATTTCACGAAAACTATGACCCCGCTGTCGAACACGAGAATTGGGTGTCCAGGGATCCCGAACTCGAGCCCAGTGATGGGGATGCATCATCGGACAACAAGTGTCAGCGAAGGGTCGATGAAGAGTTGACGACGCTTAGCCCTGAAGAGATTGAGAGTCGCTTGGACAGAACTCGTCGAGAGTTTTACAATCGCCGGAAAATCATAATTAAAAACCTGCCATCCGATGTTAGCAATCAG GAGGTTCATGAGCTGTTGCGCAACTATGATTTGAAGTACTGCTTTGTGGACAAATACAAGGGAACAG CTTTCATCACACTGCTCCATGGGGAGCAGGCACAATGTGCCATCAAAGAGTTCCACCAGCACATGCTCCGGGAGAGGGAGATCTCTGTGCAGCTGCAGCCCACCGACGCGCTGCTGTGCATCGCCAACCTGCCCCACGCTTTCTCCCAGCAGCAGTTTGAGGAGCTGGTGAGACCCTTCGGCAACCTAGAGCGCTGCTTCCTGGTCCACAGCGCCTCCACTGGCCACTCCAAGGGCTACGGCTTTGTGGAGTACATGAAGAAGGACTCTGCGGCTAGGGCTAAGTCTGAGCTGCTGGGGAAGCAGCTGGGCTCGAGGATGCTGTACGTCCACTGGACTGAGGTGGGCTCCCTCACCTACCTCCTGCTGCACTCCAGGTGTCTCTGTGTGGACCGTCTGCCCCCCAGCCTGCTGACCGCCCAGGACCTCAGCAATGCCCTGGCCGACACGCACGCACCCATCTTCTGCCAG TTGGCTCAGGGCCAGGATGACAGTTTCCGGCGGTTTGCCGTGTTGGAGTTCTCCTCGGCAGAGATGGCTGAGCAGGTGCAGAGAGAGGCTGACGGCAGGGCACTAGGTGGGACCCACATCCGGGTCTCCTTCTGTGCCCCTGGACCCCCGGGACGGAGCATGCTGGCTGCCCTCATCGCTGCCCAGACCATG GCCCTGAACCGAGGGAAAGGTCTCCTCCCTGAGCCCACAGCCATGCAGATCCTCACAGGCCTCAGTAACCCTGCCACCCTCAAGATGCTGCTCAACCCCCTCACCCAGGGCAGGAAACAAG GTCTCCTTGGTGCTGCTCCCACCATGCCGCTGCTGGCTAACCCCGCcctctctgctgctctgctccAGCTCCTCCTCCAGAACCAGGCCCAAGTTCAACAG CAAGCCTTTTTGGGAAATCATCTTCTCTGGGCTCAGGTGCTGCACAATAAAGAGAATCGACTACTTCCCTGT GCAGGACTGATGGGGGACACCCTTCTGGCTGCTATGCCTCTCCAGCAGGGAGTCCATCTGCTGGGAGACCTGCCTCAAG GCGCTGTGGTTCCATCCCTGGGCCTCCAGTCAGACCTTATGGGACCCATAAACCCCCACTCTATGGGTCGACCCCTGGGCAGAGAGTCTCCCACCAGCTTCTCCCAGaacccctcccccactctccagGGCATGTCCATCTCCCATCTGGGTGGTGTGATGGGGGCAGAGGGGCCTACAGCACCTGGG TTGTCCATACTAGGACACCCTCCCAACGATGTGAATCTTCCCCAGAACCCCTTCAACGTCCACAGCCTGTTCCCATCAG GCACCAACTGCAGGCCCCACCCGTACAGGAAGAGACCAGCGCTAGGCAACTCATCCAACCAGCGCACACAGAACATCCACTGTAACTACAGGCTGCGCTACCAGGAGTCCTACACCCCAGACTACCCCCCAATACACCAG GATCCTCTGGGCCATCTGTATGAACAGCAGGAGGCTCTGGACACTGGAGCTCTGGCAGGGTTCGGACAGCAG CGGTTTGGCCACCCCGGCTACAGTGAGCAGGCCTCCTCCCACTATAGTTACCCCCCCAGTCCGCCCTCGTCTTCCTACTACAGCTCGGTGGCACCCGCCCCCGGCAGCCTCCCCTCCAGCCATCTCAACAAG
- the LOC115110554 gene encoding non-receptor tyrosine-protein kinase TYK2-like — MMSRRGRSKSTRTESSTGQCEPPQGPGVHVYLFWTKAGERYLTHTEGKVTAEELSISAAQTVGITPLCHVLFSLYDPESHCWYSPNHFFNSEEQTRLTLHYRMRFYFRNWHGLSEKEPSVSRYAPRSGTEHRGSPLLEMTSLEYLFCQAKFDFVNDVTPMEDAQGKEELSRFKNESLGMAVLHLSHQALRSGCTLQEVAKSVSFLRCIPRSFSKHIARDNFLTKIRIRRVFADFVKTFQEHTVDVGRLGSQEVMYKYLSTLEHLAPRFGTETFLAAQLELRKDGADGSGSYLNTSHAHGASDPENVGPRVMHEVMVSGTKGIQWRKMTVQNPQANSYFGNDYLGNRKSVKQSPLQQEPKSSDTWTSFCDFPEISHITITGANVSIIKQDNFSMEVQMNSSLEALSFVSLLDGYFRLTADAHHYLCHEVAPPRVVLSATNGLHGPMNDDFVLQRLRKEAVEEGAFLVRWSVLDYHRIILAVLNKSQNGQAAIHKQFRILHSGSVFALEGWDREFSSVKELTDNLKTFVLKSGTDNFTVKKCCLPRPAELSNLLVMRQGADQCVQPDSVALCLTQLRFHQIKDKEITQEQHLGRGTRTNIYSGILLVWGGAEEEEEDEEDKWNNNLTDRKEIRVVLKILDQSHKDIALAFFETASLMSQVSHSHLVFVHGVFVKGSENIMVEEFVEFGPLDVFLRRERALVTPQWKFTVAKQLASALSYLETKQLVHGNVCAKNILVARRGLEEGTFPFVKLSDPGIALNVLSREERVERIPWIAPECVPSGAPFGRAADQWSFGATLLEICNNGDLPMSGSTLTEKERFYETRSRLTEPSSQELASFISMCLTYEPRERPSFRTVLRDLTELQIKNPDISPLESLPDADPNVFLKRYLKKIRDLGEGHFGKVMLYVYDPANDGTGDYVAVKVLKHEGGSHLHEGWMKEIEILKSLYHSNIVKYKGCCSELGGQTVQLIMEFLPLGSLREYLAKHRLGVAHSLLFAQQICQGMDYLHSKRYIHRDLAARNVLVENEYLVKIGDFGLTKYIPEGDVYYRVREDGDSPVYWYAIECLKESKFSFSSDIWSFGVTLYEVLTHGDHRQSPPVKFVQMMGNVQGQMTVMVLIKLLEKHNRLPCPRDCPSEVHMLMQHCWDFDPTRRPSFKSLMESIEAIRKTYERQPNMWLAQISQ, encoded by the exons ATGATGTCTCGACGGGGCCGCTCCAAGAGTACCAGGACAGAGTCATCCACAGGCCAGTGTGAGCCTCCTCAGGGACCAGGTGTCCATGTCTATCTGTTTTGGACCAAGGCAGGGGAGCGCTATCTGACCCACACAGAGGGTAAAGTGACAGCTGAGGAGCtttccatctctgcagcacagaCTGTGG GTATCACTCCACTGTGTCATGTCCTGTTTTCCCTGTATGACCCTGAATCCCACTGTTGGTACAGTCCCAACCATTTCTTCAACTCAGAAGAGCAGACAAGACTGACACTCCATTATCGCATGAg GTTTTACTTTCGGAATTGGCATGGGTTGAGTGAGAAGGAACCGTCAGTGTCGCGATATGCCCCACGGTCAGGGACAGAGCACAGGGGCTCACCTCTACTAGAAATGACCTCCCTGGAATACCTCTTCTGCCAG GCAAAGTTTGATTTTGTGAATGATGTCACGCCGATGGAGGATGCTCAAGGAAAGGAAGAGTTGAGTCGCTTTAAGAATGAGAGTCTGGGGATGGCTGTGCTGCACCTCTCTCACCAGGCCCTGCGCTCGGGCTGCACGCTACAGGAAGTGGCCAAGTCTGTCAG CTTCCTGCGCTGCATTCCGAGATCCTTCTCCAAACACATAGCGAGGGACAACTTCCTGACCAAGATCCGTATCCGGCGTGTGTTTGCTGACTTTGTGAAGACCTTCCAGGAGCACACTGTGGACGTAGGACGCCTGGGCTCCCAGGAGGTCATGTATAAATACCTGTCTACTCTGGAGCACCTAGCCCCCCGTTTTGGTACCGAGACCTTCCTCGCGGCCCAACTGGAGCTGAGGAAGGACGGGGCCGACGGGAGCGGCTCCTACCTCAACACCAGCCACGCCCATGGGGCCTCTGACCCTGAGAACGTTGGCCCTCGGGTCATGCATGAGGTCATGGTGTCTGGTACCAAGGGGATTCAGTGGAGGAAGATGACAGTGCAGAAC CCTCAGGCCAACAGTTACTTTGGGAACGATTACTTAGGGAATCGGAAAAGTGTGAAGCAATCGCCCCTCCAGCAAGAACCCAAATCCTCTGACACATGGACATCTTTCTGCGACTTCCCTGAAATCTCCCACATCACCATCACTGGAGCCAACGTCAGCATCATAAAACAGGACAACTTCTCTATG GAGGTTCAAATGAATTCCAGCCTTGAGGCTTTGTCTTTCGTCTCCCTGCTGGACGGGTACTTCCGGCTTACTGCAGACGCACACCACTACCTGTGTCACGAGGTGGCTCCGCCCAGAGTAGTGCTCAGTGCCACCAATGGCCTCCATGGACCAATGaa TGATGACTTTGTGCTGCAGAGACTGAGGAAGGAAGCAGTTGAAGAGGGAGCCTTTCTTGTGCGCTGGAGCGTCCTCGACTACCACCGCATCATATTAGCTGTTCTAAACAAGAGTCAG AATGGACAAGCTGCAATCCACAAGCAGTTCAGGATCCTGCATAGTGGTTCAGTGTTTGCTCTGGAAGGCTGGGACCGGGAGTTCTCCAGTGTCAAGGAGCTCACCGACAACCTTAAGACCTTTGTGCTCAAGTCTGGCACGGACAATTTCACTGTAAAGAAATGCTGCCTACCCCGACCTGCAG AACTGTCCAACCTCTTGGTGATGAGGCAGGGTGCGGACCAGTGTGTTCAGCCTGACTCTGTGGCCCTCTGTCTGACTCAGCTGAGGTTCCATCAGATCAAAGACAAGGAGATCAcccag GAGCAGCATCTGGGCCGTGGGACCAGGACCAACATCTACTCGGGCATTCTGTTGGTGTGGGgtggagcagaggaggaggaggaggatgaggaggacaaGTGGAACAACAATCTTACTGATCGCAAAGAGATCCGAGTGGTTCTTAAGATCTTGGACCAGAGCCACAAGGACATAGCATTA GCGTTCTTTGAAACAGCCAGTCTGATGAGCCAAGTATCTCACAGTCACCTGGTCTTTGTACACGGCGTGTTTGTCAAAGGATCTGAGA ACATCATGGTGGAGGAGTTTGTGGAGTTTGGGCCTCTGGATGTGTTCCTGCGAAGGGAAAGGGCGCTGGTCACTCCTCAGTGGAAATTTACTGTAGCCAAACAGCTGGCCAGTGCCCTGAGCTACCTT gagactaaacaactgGTACATGGTAACGTCTGTGCCAAAAACATTCTGGTGGCTCGCCGTGGTCTGGAGGAGGGCACCTTTCCCTTCGTTAAGCTGAGTGATCCAGGCATTGCCCTCAACGTGCTGTCCAGAGAAG AGCGTGTCGAGCGAATTCCATGGATCGCCCCGGAGTGTGTGCCAAGTGGTGCCCCATTCGGCAGAGCTGCTGACCAGTGGAGCTTTGGAGCCACACTGCTGGAGATCTGCAACAATGGAGATTTGCCCATGAGTGGCAGCACGCTCACTGAG AAAGAGCGTTTCTATGAGACGCGGAGTCGCCTCACCGAGCCCTCGTCGCAGGAACTGGCCAGCTTCATTAGCATGTGTTTGACCTACGAACCCCGGGAGAGGCCGTCCTTCCGCACTGTGCTTCGAGACCTCACTGAACTACAGATCAAGA ATCCTGACATATCCCCCCTGGAGTCTCTCCCGGACGCTGACCCCAACGTTTTCCTCAAACGCTACTTGAAAAAGATCCGGGACTTAGGGGAG ggtcACTTTGGGAAGGTGATGCTCTATGTGTATGACCCAGCCAACGACGGGACAGGGGACTATGTAGCAGTGAAGGTCCTGAAGCATGAGGGAGGCAGTCATCTCCATGAAGGCTGGATGAAGGAGATTGAGATCCTCAAGTCTCTTTACCACAGCAACATAGTCAAGTACAAGGGCTGCTGCTCTGAGCTGG GAGGGCAGACGGTGCAGCTGATTATGGAGTTCCTACCGCTGGGCAGCCTTAGAGAGTACCTAGCCAAACACCGCCTGGGCGTGGCTCACAGCCTCCTCTTTGCACAGCAGATATGCCAG GGGATGGATTACCTGCACTCGAAGCGATACATCCACCGGGACTTGGCTGCCCGGAACGTACTGGTGGAGAATGAGTATCTGGTGAAGATCGGGGACTTTGGCCTTACCAAATACATCCCAGAGGGAGATGTTTACTACCGCGTGCGTGAGGATGGAGACAGTCCTGTGTACTG GTATGCGATTGAGTGTCTGAAGGAGAGCAAGTTTTCCTTCTCTTCAGACATTTGGTCCTTTGGCGTGACGCTCTATGAGGTCCTGACCCACGGTGACCATCGTCAGAGCCCTCCAGTG AAGTTTGTTCAGATGATGGGTAACGTGCAGGGTCAGATGACGGTGATGGTGCTGATTAAGCTGCTGGAGAAACACAATAGGTTGCCCTGCCCCCGAGACTGTCCTAGCGAG GTCCACATGTTGATGCAGCATTGTTGGGACTTTGACCCCACGAGACGGCCATCTTTCAAATCCCTCATGGAGTCCATCGAAGCGATTCGCAAGACATACGAACGGCAACCCAATATGTGGCTGGCCCAAATTAGCCAATGA
- the LOC115110552 gene encoding hsp90 co-chaperone Cdc37-like isoform X1: protein MTSRIDYSVWDHIEVSDDEDDTHPNIDTPSLFKWRHEARVERMDQFIKAGEDLEKGLAESKRKLTEAQKKTKNLSSSVTDDAKAELSKAQAEEKRLKKEERDWEKKLEDHRREEKKMPWNVDTLCKEGFSKSVMNVKPDVKEETEEQKEQKHKTFVEKYEKEIKHFGMMKRWDDSQKYLSDNPHLVCEETANYLVIMCIDLEVEEKKALMEQVAHQTIVMQFILELAKSLKVDPRGCFRQFFDKIKTADQQYQDAFNDELESFKERVRGRAKIRIERAMKEYEEEERQKRLGPGGLDPAEVYESLPEEMQKCFDEKDIAMLQTVITKLDPTEAKVHMKRCIDSGLWVPNSRADEGDDKEEDATYEELNKEMGEQKIE from the exons GCGCGTGTGGAACGAATGGACCAGTTCATAAAGGCTGGGGAGGACCTGGAGAAGGGGCTAGCTGAATCTAAGCGCAAGTTGACTGAAGCACAGAAGAAGACCAAGAATCTGTCCAGTTCAGTCACGGACGATGCCAAAGCCGAGCTGAGCAAGGCACAGGCCGAGGAGAAGAGGCTGAAGAAGGAGGAGCGGGACTGGGAGAAGAAACTGGAGGACCACCGGCGGGAAGAGAAGAAGATGCCATGGAATGTAGACACACTCTGCAAGGAGGGTTTCAGCAAG AGTGTTATGAATGTTAAGCCAGATGTGAAggaggagactgaggagcagaAAGAGCAGAAACACAAGACCTTTGTGGAGAAGTATGAGAAAGAGATCAAACACTTTG gtaTGATGAAACGCTGGGACGACAGCCAGAAGTACCTATCAGACAACCCTCACCTGGTGTGTGAGGAGACGGCCAACTACCTAGTCATCATGTGCATTgacctggaggtggaggag AAGAAAGCGCTGATGGAGCAGGTGGCCCACCAGACCATAGTGATGCAGTTCATCCTGGAGCTGGCTAAGAGCCTGAAGGTGGATCCCCGCGGTTGCTTCCGTCAGTTCTTCGACAAGATAAAG ACTGCAGATCAGCAGTATCAGGATGCCTTCAATGATGAGCTGGAGTCCTTTAAGGAGAGGGTGCGCGGCAGGGCCAAGATCCGCATCGAGAGGGCCATGAAGGAGtacgaagaggaggagagacagaaacgcCTGGGGCCCGGAGGACTGGATCCTGCCGAGGTGTACGAGTCCTTACCTGAG GagatgcagaaatgttttgacgAGAAGGACATTGCCATGTTGCAGACTGTCATCACGAAGCTGGACCCAACG GAGGCTAAGGTCCACATGAAGAGATGCATTGACTCTGGGCTCTGGGTCCCTAACTCACGGGCAGACGAGGGAGATGACAAGGAGGAGGACGCTACTTATGAAGAGCTGAATAAGGAGATGGGCGAACAGAAGATAGAATGA
- the LOC115110552 gene encoding hsp90 co-chaperone Cdc37-like isoform X2, with product MTSRIDYSVWDHIEVSDDEDDTHPNIDTPSLFKWRHEARVERMDQFIKAGEDLEKGLAESKRKLTEAQKKTKNLSSSVTDDAKAELSKAQAEEKRLKKEERDWEKKLEDHRREEKKMPWNVDTLCKEGFSKSVMNVKPDVKEETEEQKEQKHKTFVEKYEKEIKHFGMMKRWDDSQKYLSDNPHLVCEETANYLVIMCIDLEVEEKALMEQVAHQTIVMQFILELAKSLKVDPRGCFRQFFDKIKTADQQYQDAFNDELESFKERVRGRAKIRIERAMKEYEEEERQKRLGPGGLDPAEVYESLPEEMQKCFDEKDIAMLQTVITKLDPTEAKVHMKRCIDSGLWVPNSRADEGDDKEEDATYEELNKEMGEQKIE from the exons GCGCGTGTGGAACGAATGGACCAGTTCATAAAGGCTGGGGAGGACCTGGAGAAGGGGCTAGCTGAATCTAAGCGCAAGTTGACTGAAGCACAGAAGAAGACCAAGAATCTGTCCAGTTCAGTCACGGACGATGCCAAAGCCGAGCTGAGCAAGGCACAGGCCGAGGAGAAGAGGCTGAAGAAGGAGGAGCGGGACTGGGAGAAGAAACTGGAGGACCACCGGCGGGAAGAGAAGAAGATGCCATGGAATGTAGACACACTCTGCAAGGAGGGTTTCAGCAAG AGTGTTATGAATGTTAAGCCAGATGTGAAggaggagactgaggagcagaAAGAGCAGAAACACAAGACCTTTGTGGAGAAGTATGAGAAAGAGATCAAACACTTTG gtaTGATGAAACGCTGGGACGACAGCCAGAAGTACCTATCAGACAACCCTCACCTGGTGTGTGAGGAGACGGCCAACTACCTAGTCATCATGTGCATTgacctggaggtggaggag AAAGCGCTGATGGAGCAGGTGGCCCACCAGACCATAGTGATGCAGTTCATCCTGGAGCTGGCTAAGAGCCTGAAGGTGGATCCCCGCGGTTGCTTCCGTCAGTTCTTCGACAAGATAAAG ACTGCAGATCAGCAGTATCAGGATGCCTTCAATGATGAGCTGGAGTCCTTTAAGGAGAGGGTGCGCGGCAGGGCCAAGATCCGCATCGAGAGGGCCATGAAGGAGtacgaagaggaggagagacagaaacgcCTGGGGCCCGGAGGACTGGATCCTGCCGAGGTGTACGAGTCCTTACCTGAG GagatgcagaaatgttttgacgAGAAGGACATTGCCATGTTGCAGACTGTCATCACGAAGCTGGACCCAACG GAGGCTAAGGTCCACATGAAGAGATGCATTGACTCTGGGCTCTGGGTCCCTAACTCACGGGCAGACGAGGGAGATGACAAGGAGGAGGACGCTACTTATGAAGAGCTGAATAAGGAGATGGGCGAACAGAAGATAGAATGA